AATGTCACTGGGTGGTGAATCTCCCAGCTGTTGCAGTGGGTGTGGGGGTCATAGGTGTCATGGAGGTCATGGGGGTCATGGGAGTCATCATTCCCATCTTCACTTGGTTGCGGAGATTTGCATTCTGCTCCAGGAGGAGCTCATTGGTGGCCATCAGGTTTGACACCTGTTTTTGGAGATCCTCAACGCGCTTTTGCAGCATGAGATTCTCTTCCTTCAGAAACCGGTAGTCAGCTGCGCCTGGATTCTGCATGCCGTAGTCGTATACTTCAAACCCCATGCCCTCCATCCTTCTCCTCTTCATGTGGGCGTCGTAGCCATCATAGTGGTCAGCATCATAACCTCTAGAGTAGAGGTCATCATAGCGGTCATATCTGCGTGCCAAGGGAGAAAACACTTGGCTGTGCGCCATACCTTGGTTTTCATAACCATACTCGTCGCGCTTTACGTGCAGGAACTTACATTTGGGCCCTCTTTGA
The sequence above is drawn from the Heterodontus francisci isolate sHetFra1 chromosome X, sHetFra1.hap1, whole genome shotgun sequence genome and encodes:
- the LOC137358626 gene encoding zinc finger CCCH domain-containing protein 10-like isoform X2 codes for the protein MPDNGTEEAGPSTDDICRDFLRNVCNRGKRCKFRHPDANEMSTLGLLSSDLPVNKGEIPICHDYQKGDCQRGPKCKFLHVKRDEYGYENQGMAHSQVFSPLARRYDRYDDLYSRGYDADHYDGYDAHMKRRRMEGMGFEVYDYGMQNPGAADYRFLKEENLMLQKRVEDLQKQVSNLMATNELLLEQNANLRNQVKMGMMTPMTPMTSMTPMTPTPTATAGRFTTQ